One Triticum dicoccoides isolate Atlit2015 ecotype Zavitan chromosome 5B, WEW_v2.0, whole genome shotgun sequence genomic window carries:
- the LOC119306428 gene encoding transcription initiation factor IIA subunit 1-like, protein MASGNASSAYLSVVEDVVSKVRKDFTNSGVGDSVLNELQALWETKLLHCGAISANIDRNRAPHAGASAGGATPPVHDLNVPYEATSEEYATPTADMLFPPTPIQTPLPEGIDTGPWDYAPSPIGDMRNGMGMMNGADPETGRPSPFMQPPSPWMNQRPLGLDVNLAFAHDEEIRMMMQPRPLTTKDFLMMSSGKRKRDEYPSAASFVPQQDGCADQVAGDGDDDEPPLNEDDDDDDDIDDDFDDTQHLVLAQFDKITRTKNRWKCTLKGGIMHLNGRDVLFSKASGEFDF, encoded by the coding sequence ATGGCCAGCGGCAACGCGTCCAGTGCCTACCTCTCTGTCGTCGAGGACGTCGTCTCCAAAGTTCGTAAGGACTTTACGAACTCCGGCGTTGGCGACTCCGTCCTCAACGAGCTCCAGGCTCTCTGGGAGACGAAGTTGCTGCACTGTGGCGCAATCTCAGCGAACATCGACCGCAACAGGGCTCCCCACGCTGGAGCGTCTGCTGGCGGCGCGACTCCACCGGTGCACGATCTCAACGTGCCCTACGAGGCCACGTCCGAGGAGTACGCCACCCCAACCGCCGACATGCTCTTCCCACCGACCCCGATCCAGACGCCACTACCAGAGGGGATTGATACGGGGCCGTGGGACTATGCCCCATCGCCGATCGGTGACATGAGAAACGGCATGGGGATGATGAATGGGGCTGATCCAGAGACTGGCCGCCCAAGCCCTTTCATGCAACCTCCATCGCCCTGGATGAATCAGAGACCACTGGGGCTTGATGTGAACCTTGCTTTTGCTCATGATGAGGAGATCCGGATGATGATGCAACCCCGGCCACTGACGACTAAGGATTTTCTCATGATGTCTTCTGGAAAACGGAAGAGGGATGAATATCCTTCTGCTGCCTCATTTGTGCCACAGCAGGATGGATGTGCAGATCAGGTTgcgggtgatggtgatgatgatgaaccTCCTCtcaatgaagatgacgacgacgatgacgacattGATGATGACTTTGATGACACGCAGCACCTTGTCCTTGCACAGTTCGACAAGATAACAAGGACAAAGAATCGCTGGAAGTGCACTCTGAAGGGTGGAATCATGCATTTGAACGGCAGAGATGTTCTGTTCAGCAAGGCTTCAGGAGAGTTTGATTTTTGA